The segment ATGGCATCTCACAAACCCCACTGCCAAGTGTGCTGCGTTAAATTCTGACAAAGGTGTTTGTAGATCAGTGATCAGCCTCCCTTCCTCCGTTTCAGTAACTATTGATTCAATCCATGAAGtctgtgaggggaaaaaatcagAGATCTTCCGGAGGTACGCGGACAACCGTTTCGACCCAAACTGCTGCTTCAGTATTTACTATGGGGAGCGAGTGAAGTCCCTGGACCTGGTCTCCAATAACGCAGAGGAGGCCCGCACCTGGATCTCTGGGCTGAAATACCTCATGGCCGGTATCAGCGACGAAGACAGTCTGGCCCGGCGGCAACGAACCCGTGATCAATATCCTTTTTTCAACCAAGCAGGCACATGTTCAATCTCTCAATGACAAGAGTTTTAAAGccctcatttcattttaaactggTCAATCAGCCTAAAAGTGATGACAAAAACAATCTGAACTTAACAGCTGGACAAATCATACAGGAAGCTAAGAATAGTCAACACATGTGAACTCACCAGATCATGATCCTTGTTCCTTAACTGCAGCCTCACGTGGCTACAGCAGACTTTCTCTGAGGCCGACAAAAACGGAGACGGCACCTTGAGCATCGGAGAAGTTCACCAACTGCTCCACAAACTCAATGTGAATTTACCCAAACAGAAAGTCAAAGACATGTTTCAAGTAAGACTTACATCCACCATCCACATCCATGACCCACCATCGATGCTACCTCTGAGTGTTTGCTTTTTTAGTAATCTAGTGTCAATAATGTCCTAACCACTGGGGCTGAGTGCCTGCAAAACACAATTAAGCTACAAGATTTAGCTGCtgactttgttgtgttttgtacagCAGCTTAGAACTAAGCTAACAGACTCAGACGCAAACCGCTCTGTGAGGCTGCGAAGCTACACTTAGCAACACCTGTGCTATGCGCTATAAATGCTAGTTAACTGGTGTTTACCATGGTCGCCATCTTTGTTAatcatgttagcatgctaatttAGCTAATCAACCAAAATTTTGTTGTGCATGTCCTGTTTAtagcaaaatgacaaaatgccTGACATTTAACTCAAAGCCACAAATGTCAAAACCATAGTGAAGTTAGAGAGAAATATTGGATAACCAGGGCTGCATACCAGGACCATaaccatatttatattttaatgtcatGGCAAtcttatttatagtttttaatgCATTCCAGTCTGCACCAAAGGTGGGCCGACAAACAGACCAACAATCCCATTAACAGAGCCACACTATGCTGCTAGCATGGCTAAGACAAACGAATTGAGATGGAGCCAACATAAAAATATGTATAGACAGTATTTTGGCAGGACTGAGTATCACAGGAAGACCATATGACCACTGCTGAACAGATGGCTTCAGCTGCACTGCAATATGTTCTTAGTTCAGTAGCTCACTATCCTCGCTTCCTGATGATGATGGCATCATCATGTTGGATGTTGACAGACATATATCCTTCAGATGGGTGCTGTATTTTCTTTGGCAGGGTGGTTACATCAGATCACACATACGGAGAGAGTTGACTCTGGCTGATTCAACCCTTTTGTCTCTATCTGTAGGAGGCAGACACAGACGACAACCAAGGCTCTCTGGGCTTTGAAGAATTTTGTTTGTTCTACAAGATGATTTCCACACGCAGAGACCTCTATCTGATAATGATCTCCTATAGCAACCAGAAAGAAGTCATGGATCTCCACGACCTTACACGTTTCCTGGAAAATGAACAGAAGGTATAAAAAACTGAgcaaaaaacatcacaattaTTTGCATCAGTAAAGATGATTTCTGATGGTGTTTATTCCACAGATGCGAGGCCTGGCCAAAGAGTATCTAGTTGACATAGTGGCAAAGTTTGAGCCATGTCCTGAGAACCTGCAGCGTACGGTACTGGGTATCGATGGTATGTCGAATGCACATATTTGCATCACATCACATGACATCAAGGTTCAAATAAAACCACTGGTCTGAAACTTTTTTCACTTCAGGTTTCACCAACTACATGCGGAGTCCCGCAGGGGACATCTTCAACCCCGAGCACAATCAGGTGAACCAGGACATGACACAGCCTCTGTGTAACTACTTCATTTCCACATCACACAACACCTACCTGACAGGTGACCAGCTACTGTCTCAGTCCAGGGTGGAAATGTATGCCTATGTTCTCCAGGCAGGCTGTCGCTGTGTGGAGGGTAAGAGCCTGAAAAAGCAGAGGCTCAGCTATCATTGCGGTAACTTCATCTCAACAGAGGCCTCACAGTCCAGGTAATGCaatttctctttgctctttcaGTGGACTGCTGGGATGGACCCGATGGAGAGCCCATTATCCACCATGGTTACACCTTGACATCAAAAATCCTCTTCAAAGACGTTATTGAAACGATCGACAAATATGCCTTCACGAAATCACAGTGAGTTTCACAACCTGTAACAGTGAATAGCATCAGTAATTCAAGTAACACACCCTCAACCCTCTATCCCAGGTACCCAGTGATCTTGTCCATAGAGAACCACTGCACTGTGCCTCAGCAGAAAAAGATGGCTGAGTACCTGAGAGAAGTGCTGCAGGACAAACTGGACCTGTCCACAGTCAACGTGCATGACTTCAAGAAGCTGCCCTCCCCTGAGATACTGAAAGGAAAAGTTCTAGTCAAGGTAAAGTTGTTGTCAGCAACACATGATATTCTCTATTAAGTgataaaagagacaaaagaacTAAGTGCCTATTActtgaaaatgttattgtttatttttttcagggTAAAAAGCTGCCGGCAAACCTCGACCCCGATGCTGAGGAAGGTGATGTCTCTGATGAAGACActggtgatgatgaggaagaggaggaagatgacgaTGACCCACAGGCAAGTGAAACatggattgattgatggatggtTGGTAGGTTGGTTGGGTTTGGGCTGGTTGGTCGGAAGGTAGGtagatgggtgggtgggtgggttggttggttgattgattgattgattgattggttggttagttggttggatggatggttggtaactaggtaggtgggtaggtggGTAGATGGGTAGATGggtgggttggttggttgattgattgattgattgattgattgattgattgattgattggttggttggttggttggttagttgatTTATTAGTTGGTTAGTTGGCTTGCTAATATATTACCTTTGACTGTTCCAGGATGACAATAGTGTTACTTCTAAAAATCAACCTAAGAAGAAGAGACGATTTGGCAGATCGATCATGAGGAGCTTCAAACGAAAGGTtgacaaatattttcaaatgctttTGAAGGATCTTCCTCCCACTTAATtcttacacaaataaaaatgcaaataataaaTTTGTCTCCCTGGACAAGCTCACTATTTAGTCTATAgtataaaatgtgtatttttcagaGGAAAAAGACAATTCGAGTGAAAAACAAGTCAATGTCTGAAGGAGAATCAgactacagcagcagcagggaaagGACCCAAATTGTTTACCACCCAAAGTAAGACTATTAATCATTGAATTTAGATGCTTTAGTAATCTAATGTTCCTTGTATAGTTTGTCACACTTgtactgtgtgtctgtaaatgttccaccaggaagaggaaaacaatGAGGCTGTCTCGAGCTCTTTCTGACCTGGTCAAATACACGAAATCTGTTCGTGTCCACGACATAGAATCACAAGGTAAATTCAAAAGAAATTAAAGCGAACATCCAACTTGTTTGCATATATTTATCATCAATAAATGAGACTATTCATTGTAAGTTTTGAGAATGGATGCTTGATGCTATTTTGTCTCTGGAAGCGTTTTTGAACAGTTGGCAGGTCTCGTCCCTCAATGAGACTGTTATGAACCAGATCTTACAGCTGAAGCCAGGTGAGCTGGTGCGTTTCAACCAGCGCCAGCTCCTCAGAGTCTACCCATCCAACTACAGAGTGGACTCCAGCAACTTCAACCCTCAACCATACTGGAATACAGGATGCCATATGGGTCAGAACATAAGAGACTATAGCAGTgcctcagtaaaaaaaaaaacaatacgatttcagttttttattgttgcagcttttcatttgtttgtgtttgtttgattttagtTGCGATGAACTATCAAACAGAGGGACGCATGCTCGAACTGAACCAAGCCAAGTTCTCAACCAATGGAAACTGTGGTTATATTCTGAAGCCTAAGTGCATGTATAAAGGTATGTGTATGATGCAGTTTGTGAGGAGTGAATGGCAGCTGTCATTATGTCAAGACGTgtaaacctttttgttttgatcAGCTGCCTTCAACCCCATGTTGGAGGATCCTCTGCCGGGACGCAGAAAGACACAGTTAGTGCTCAAGATCATCAGTGGACAGCAGCTTCCCAAACCTAAAGACTCCATGTTTggggacagaggagaggtgaggtcAAAAATATCAGACATGGAAACATTATTATGAACCCTGAAAAACTTTTATCTCTAAAATCGTCcccatttttttaaactttcagaTTATTGATCCCTTTGTAGAGGTTGAGATCATCGGTCTAAGTAATGATTGTTCCAAGCAGCAGACCAGGGTCGTGGATGATAACGGTATCTGTGCACACTAAAATTCAGGTCAGGCCGTACCAAGTTTATGCTTTTCAGCCTGTGTAACTGCCCTTCTATCATCACTCAGGTTTCAACCCGATGTGGGAGGAGACCCTCGTCTTCAATATTCAGATGCCACAGATTGCCCTGGTGCGTTTCCAGGTGTGGGATCATGATCCCATTGGGCAAAATTTCATTGGACAGAGGACTGTGGCTTTCACCAGTATGATGCCAGGTACATGACATAGAAAGATCTAAAGTAAAAGTTCAATTAATTATACAAGACTCCGCAAGAAGTTGCTGCACTTAGCAAAGAAAAAGCCTCAAACCCTTCATAAAACTAGGACTTGTCAGTTTTACAAAACATCATATTTCCCAAAATCttaaattattcttttattatgaataaatgtgttgtgCTAAATTTTCAGGTTATCGGCATGTGTACCTGGAGGGGATGGCAGAGTCATCcatttttgttcatgttgctATCTATGATATAACAGGAAAGGTGAGCAGTTTCAAAATCTAAAACATACATATCaaatttcagtttaattttaaaaagtatatcTTAAAACCTTTCTGTGTCCTCTACAAAACAGATCAAACCCTCGAATGCAGTGCAAGCTGCCAGAAAACACATCCAGAAAGCAGCTAAGAAGCACATGAAGGGTCCTCCACGGCAGACGTCTCTGGACTTCTCCGTCCAGTCCTCGGAAGATGGACGTGCTCTCTATTTCCGCAAGGATCTGGATAACATCTCTCAGGACAGCAGGAACGGGGAACTGTCTTTTCTGGCACAAGGGCCAGCAGCCAAGGGTGCCATCCACAAAGGGGCCATGAGCGAGCCAGTGAGGCGAGCTCACAGAGTTAAAATTCATGAATCAGCCGAGACAAGGAGACGAATCTTCAGCCGGATGTCCTCCACTGACTCCCACCACATGGGGGCTGCTCCCTGTGTGATAGCCGAGAGCTTTGACCTTGAGACCTCTTCCCAGGCTTCGTGTCCAGACGGTCCTGCTCCCGACAGCCAAAATCCAATtcaagaagaagcagagaatgAACTTCATGAACCACCAGAGTCAAGCTGTGCAGAGCAGGAGACCGttcacacaataaaacaagaggAGCCTAAACCATCAGACAAATTACCAGTAGAACCAGAAACTGGTACAGACCCCGAAAAACCACGAGAAACTCAGAGTTTGACTGATTCACTCCCTCAGCATCAGCCTGTGCCACAGCCTCTTTCCCAGCCTGAAGCCAAATCTAGTCCGCTTATCCCTCCACCTTCCCCTGCCAGGGTAAGACGGACCCTGGAGGCTCCAGCCACACCCCGGCCATTTACCCTGATACGGACAAAGGCCCGCTCACGTAGTTGCCCTCGAAAACCAACTACCTCCCCTCACATGGTGAACCAGAAACCTGCTTTCCAATGGCAGACGCATCGAGCACCAATATATGGCAGCTACAGTAACCAGCTGAAACAGGTACCCAACGGTCTCTGCCTGTCGGACAGCACATcaggcagcagcggcggcagcacaGACAGCCTGGAGTTTGTGCCCTCCTGTGTGCCAGCTGACGCAGGGCAACGTGAAGGGACTCtgcagagggagatgaggacCCTGTTTGACCAAAAGATTCGAGAAATCCACTGTAAATCGCCACTTTTTCCCGATGGTGAGTCATGAATCAATTGTGATTCATAtttggaaattaaaataaaaacagatacaaaagTCAAGTGGTTGTATTAaatcctgttttttgtttttaacttctgtgtgtgttttagatcaTACGACAGATTAGATTTGAGACTTCAAAGACAATATTTTCCTtcagatgaggaagatgagcaaCGACGAAAACACAAAGGAGTgcaagaggacaaaaaaaagctTCACTTCTGCTGCAGCAACTTTCCCCAGTAACAGTAACAATTTGCAGGAACTCCATGCATTTCCAACAAAGTTCtctaagaaaacattttttccctCCAAAAAAAGCCCTGGTCATGATCTCCTGCATTACTGCCACTTGGTGGACTGGAGTGGAACAGATTGTCATAGACATTAGTCAGGCTGATTTGCCTCATCTCCATCTTTTGGCCATGATGGAAATACATGTGAACAATAAAATTATTTCCTAATACTAAAAATTCCAGGgagtttggatttaaaaacaaataagaggAAAGTCATAAAGCAGTTGTGATTTACTTTCTAGATACATGAAGACATGAAGCAGAGTTACACAGTTagagtttttattattttaggcCTGCTGTGATGTTTACAATCCACACTGTTGTATTCATTATGCTGGGATGTTTACAGACAAAAGTTTGTATGcataaaataatttttcaaaatagtttgttgatttcatttgatGCCATTGCCAACTGAGTCATAAAAAGGTTACTTAGAAAATACATGATCACTGTTAGTCATTTTTTCAAGTGTAAACATTTCAACAAGTATCATTCATAGTATTTAAACTATGTTTGCTTTTTCATCGAAATTGTAGCATTTGTACTAATATCAATAAActgattattttaataaagtgtGAGTTCTTAAATTTTTTGTTGTAAAAGTTATGAAGTTCAAAACCCAATGTTTAATTAATGCTATGATTAATGTGAATAATTCAGGTTTCTGTTAAATATTGGAATTAATTGTGAAAATTTTTTCACACAAGTTAGAAGACATAATCAGAGTTTTGTTGCTGTCgttaaaactaaacaaatttCTGACATCAACATAATGTCTATGCTTTTTCTTTATCCATGTCTACATTTTCCTGGGGTTTGTTTGCATTGATTGTCCTCAAGCGCAGACTCAGTTCTTCAGTCAGCACAGTGCAGCAGGACTTCTGAGGGAAGGACATATTAatagaaacaaaagaaacaaatcagtTTATTAATACATGGAtgaattttatgtaaatgtttcaaACAACACTAATACCAAGAAGCAGCTTGCAACACAAAACTCACTTAACAAAATTATGAATTCAAGTCAAACAGTGAGAAAGTACCCAGATAGACACCATAGAGATTTTGGCATTTCTAATTTGTCTTATCTCTTGTGCCAGAATCTTGTGGCAAAATCTTGGAGGGGACTCAAAGGCTTTGGTAAATATTGGGGTCCGATGCCAAGATATGCCAGTGTTAATGAAACACATATGAAAGAGATTTAGAAAACGGTCTGTATGTAGACACAAAAGTTAAAAGTGGTCCTTTACTAGATTCATTACAAGATGTTCATTGATAATGATCAATTAGTTTCGCTTTGCTAAAAGTTTTATCGAACAAGAATTTGCAACAAACATGTGCCTCAAAGCATCCAGACAAATGTTTGGCCTGTGTGTGGAAGTACAACTGTAAGGTTGTGTCTTCTGCATTTGAGCGTTTGGATGCATTTGAAGCAGTAGTGTGGTTTACGAGTGCACATGAACGTACCCTCTGCTCCCCTGCACTTCTGCGACTCTTGGAGGTGAGCTCCTGGATGGCCAGCAGTGCTCCCAACCCCAAGCCCAGAGAAAGAACCAGGAACATCCCCTTGAGGCTGTGCGGGTGAGCGGCTGAAGACTTGGCCTTGTCTGCGATGCAACTGCTGGCCCACCACTTGCCTTGCAGGTAAGCCAGCTCTCCGGCCTCACTCAGTTGAAGGATGGCTACACTGAGGTTCTTTATCAAGGGGGAACCTTGGAGACAATGACATGTTTAATTTTAGCtacaccatttaaaaaaattattactATTTCTTGAGATTACAAAGTGAGCAGCCTCACCAAGAGAGGTAGCAATGCTGTATCCTCTCATGCCGATGACTTCATGAGCTCTGAGCAGTTCACAATGCCGTGCTACTGCCAAGTCCAGGGAGACAGACTCTCCAATAAAAGCAAAGTTGCCCTCTTTTGCTCGCCGGACCCCTTCGTCCATCGAAGACACAAAACTCTTAGTTCTCTCCATGTGCTCATAGATTCTCCGATAGACCGGGTTGTTTGAATTCTGGGTGAAGAAAATGGTCAGAGCGAAAAAAAACTGAGATTAGTGATCCAGTGCACCAGAGGTAATTCAAGTCTTAAAATCTGAGAGATCAACATCTTCATTCTCACCTTAAAGAAGGCAAGGGTGGACGATCCAGCCAGGCAGCCATACTCTATTGTGTCCTGATTGGCCAAGTCCTCAAACCCTTTCACCATCAGCTGATTGGACTCCTGGCTCTTAGGGGAGCTGAGGTTGGAGAAATAACAGGACAGGAGGACGATGGTGAATAaccaccagctgcagcagacaacaCGCCCCGACAGAGCTCTGGGGTGAGGACCAacgcctgaaaacacacacaaaaataacacagagACAAATGAGCCTCTTTGTGAAGTCCAGAGATTGTGATCTCAGTTTGTTGTAGTGTCTGGTTTTACCTTGAAGAGTCAGAGCTCCAGCTGTGTACCACAGACTGTGGAGGAGGCTGAATCTGTTCTCTTCAGTCTGAGGCTGACTCCACTCACATGGGCTGAGTCTgcattcataaaaaaaagatatgttATTTATGTAACAGCACTGCTGGCAAAGAGAGGAAATATTAGCAGAAAAATGAGTAGATAAAATAAGTAGATATGAAAATAACTACATATGACAATATGTTACTTTGGTTGCTAGGGGTCTTTTGATTGAAATAATAGTTGTCATCACCATCATTGCTGATGAGAATCTTGCTGAcgtattttagttttattcatgttacgcATGCACCAAATGGCGGTGAATAAACGTGATCAATTAAATTGAGTTTACAGAAGTTACATAAATCACAAATTCAACTAGTATCACCAACCTGGTGACTATAAAGATGCTTGCAGCCGTCCCCAGATAGGCAACGAGGATGCCAACCCAGGTCTCGGCTGTAAAGGGGGAGAGGAAATCGAAGAGGCCTGATTCCTCTGAGATGTCCTTCCTCAGCAGGAGGCTGATTCCTGTCTGCATGAATGGTTTGGTCATGCCCACAGCTTTCTCTCGCGCTGCAGTGAGAGTCAGTGGAGCGATTGCAAGGTCTGCTTCCTGTAGGGAAGtcataaatacatttgacaTTAGTTAAACACTATTAAAGGCTTTGCAGTTTATTTATAGAAAGTCCATGTGGGCTTAAAGAGTTTTTAATTTCCGCAACAACATTGTTCACGCCACATATTTTTGCTTATTCCGAATGCATCAATTGCTAATCACAGATGCCAGCTGGGTAATTCAAGCTTGTGCAGAGTGCTTTCCTGGCCCATGACCTCTTCAAATGCCAGTTTTCATGTACTCACCCCTCTCACCACCTCTCCAATCATCCCATTCCAGTTGCCGTTGTCATCCTGCCGGCCATACGAACCATCCTTCACCAGCTGCACTCTGTACTTGAAGCCCAGTTTCTTGGCTACTTCCGACAGCAGGTCCATACAAAAGCCTTCCAGTTGTGAGCCCTTGGAAACCGTATATGGCTCTTGCTATAAGGGAACATGTCAAAAGTCAATCAGTGAAATGTAATCTTCAGTCTTGTATTCACAGGGATGTGAAGTTTACACAAGGCAGAAAGGAATAGATGAACTACCTTTATTGTTGTGATTCTCAGCTCTGTTGGCACTGATGGTgagtgagggaggaagacaaGGAACAAGTTCAGACCAGTCGTTCACCAACttctaaacctttttttaaaggtgttgTTTTATGAGCTGTCAACTGCAGCACGACTGTGTATCTAACAGGGTTTTAGTGGCGATAGTGATTTGGCTCTAAGGATGACAATGCTGGGCAGTTGGTTGGCTGGTCGCACCACCACCTTGTTAGAAGGATAAACATGGAATTGTTTACGGCCCCCAGAGATTGAATCCTACTGACTTGGGTGATCCCCTGGCCTCAATTTTCAAATAGGTCACATACTTTCTCTACTTAGAATATCTGTCTGTAGTGAAAGGTTTAGATCTTTCACTTATTATCTTATCTGATCTTAGAAGGAGTCAATTGTATGttattctcttttttaatgagataaaatattattaaaaatgtaaaataaataatggaaagCACCATCCATCATTTCTGGACTGAAACTGAAAAGTTGGAATGGTATCAAATATTTAGTTACATTACAGTGAAAGTGTAACTCCAGGTTTTATTATTCACCCACAAACATTTCTCAGACCTGATGTTCATCCTAAATTGATCAGAATCAAAGACGTCGGTGCAGAGACCATTTTCACTCTCTAATCTGACATCATGATGTGTCTGAGGTGGAGCTTGTGGATGCCTGTTTTTGATCTTCTTGTCACGACAAGTTTCCGGTATCCTAGCGATCTGGCCACTCTCCTcttcttaaaaaaaagtttgtagaCTTCAATCTATTTGGAGCAGTGTGTCAATTCAAAGAGTCTCAATGCCATGGCACTGTGAGATGGGAGGGCAGTCAAAGAGTATCAAAAGCCTCAATTCAGGCCAAGCCCTCAGGGATCCGTCGCCACAGGGTGATCCTGACAACCGTCAGATCCTCCTTTTCAAAAGATGACACGTAGACAAGCTCTTCAAACCCCTGTCACTGTTTGGCCACTCCGAACACAGGGTCTTTGTTCGCTCCATACACTGGATTTATTACCATTTTTTTGTGAGGGTTTCAACTGGCTTGCTTcctcatgttgtttttctacaaGAGTTGGACAGGATGTGGCGCTACACTTTGATATTCATCCCATCTGACAGTTTATGTATTTAAGTCTTGTCAAGCCTGAAAAACTTTGATCAAATCCAGCAGTAATAACGTTTGAAAATTTGGTTGAGGAAAAATCTGCCACcacaatgaaatacaaatacagtgtGCGATCAAACTTAATAATAAATGTCAGTATCCGTAAATAAAAgcttattttttaataatattttttttattaaaatcagtCTGATCTGCACTGCACATTCACTCACTTTCATTTGagttataaaaagaaaaactcaataTACATCTACATTGTTCTAATGTGTTAGTGCTATTTCTCAGTAAAAACCTGAggtgaataaaatgttcttaCCTGCAGTACACAATCCCATGTCCATGAAGCACCCAAAAGACAACACAAAGAACCCAAACAGCATCTTGTCTGTGCTGATTTGCAGCCTACGAGttataaagacaatcagtgatgGTACACAtggataaacacaaataatagtaaaataaaagagtttTCTAGGAAGCAAGATGTGGATCAAGTCATCACATTAAATTGATTAAAACGGACAATCACACATAAGATCGATGGACTTATTACCTGACAAGAGTCCAAGATGTGACTGCTGGATTGGCACGTCAGGCTTCAGACTGACCCCGGTGCAGCTCGACTGCGATGCAGCGTGATGTGAAGTTGTTCACATTCAAATGTGTTAAGACGACCAACAAAGTGTTTGTGGGAGGAGAAAGTGTCAACATGTTGAAGGGTTGGGGAGAAGCAGCATGAAGTATGATTCAGCCTCCACTGTGGATTAGAATGTGTTTGTTCACACTAGAAATGACCATGTTAAATATCTTgataatataaatgaataagaaaacatCTGATTCACATCATATTGTTAGAATATCACATGTTTTATGAGATTTATGTTTGACATGAGGTTaagaaaagtgaaatattttaatatatatcaCACAATGCATACTGACAT is part of the Hippoglossus hippoglossus isolate fHipHip1 chromosome 5, fHipHip1.pri, whole genome shotgun sequence genome and harbors:
- the plch2b gene encoding 1-phosphatidylinositol 4,5-bisphosphate phosphodiesterase eta-2 is translated as MGLDSWTQIYDSGMNINPGMAPLSPGLSGSPPQCSMSPKKTTFQSLGSLSSGMFSPSLARGSCHQGKEASSHLNSPSPSIMSSPKLWQKASISRLAEEFFWIGGSMVAQPKWRLGQIVERCMCNMQTGTQMTKMKGKKKGLVRFFYLDEHKSCVRWRPSRKHDKAKITIDSIHEVCEGKKSEIFRRYADNRFDPNCCFSIYYGERVKSLDLVSNNAEEARTWISGLKYLMAGISDEDSLARRQRTRDQWLQQTFSEADKNGDGTLSIGEVHQLLHKLNVNLPKQKVKDMFQEADTDDNQGSLGFEEFCLFYKMISTRRDLYLIMISYSNQKEVMDLHDLTRFLENEQKMRGLAKEYLVDIVAKFEPCPENLQRTVLGIDGFTNYMRSPAGDIFNPEHNQVNQDMTQPLCNYFISTSHNTYLTGDQLLSQSRVEMYAYVLQAGCRCVEVDCWDGPDGEPIIHHGYTLTSKILFKDVIETIDKYAFTKSQYPVILSIENHCTVPQQKKMAEYLREVLQDKLDLSTVNVHDFKKLPSPEILKGKVLVKGKKLPANLDPDAEEGDVSDEDTGDDEEEEEDDDDPQDDNSVTSKNQPKKKRRFGRSIMRSFKRKRKKTIRVKNKSMSEGESDYSSSRERTQIVYHPKKRKTMRLSRALSDLVKYTKSVRVHDIESQAFLNSWQVSSLNETVMNQILQLKPGELVRFNQRQLLRVYPSNYRVDSSNFNPQPYWNTGCHMVAMNYQTEGRMLELNQAKFSTNGNCGYILKPKCMYKAAFNPMLEDPLPGRRKTQLVLKIISGQQLPKPKDSMFGDRGEIIDPFVEVEIIGLSNDCSKQQTRVVDDNGFNPMWEETLVFNIQMPQIALVRFQVWDHDPIGQNFIGQRTVAFTSMMPGYRHVYLEGMAESSIFVHVAIYDITGKIKPSNAVQAARKHIQKAAKKHMKGPPRQTSLDFSVQSSEDGRALYFRKDLDNISQDSRNGELSFLAQGPAAKGAIHKGAMSEPVRRAHRVKIHESAETRRRIFSRMSSTDSHHMGAAPCVIAESFDLETSSQASCPDGPAPDSQNPIQEEAENELHEPPESSCAEQETVHTIKQEEPKPSDKLPVEPETGTDPEKPRETQSLTDSLPQHQPVPQPLSQPEAKSSPLIPPPSPARVRRTLEAPATPRPFTLIRTKARSRSCPRKPTTSPHMVNQKPAFQWQTHRAPIYGSYSNQLKQVPNGLCLSDSTSGSSGGSTDSLEFVPSCVPADAGQREGTLQREMRTLFDQKIREIHCKSPLFPDDHTTD
- the si:dkey-183j2.10 gene encoding glutamate receptor U1 → MLFGFFVLSFGCFMDMGLCTAVPTELRITTIKQEPYTVSKGSQLEGFCMDLLSEVAKKLGFKYRVQLVKDGSYGRQDDNGNWNGMIGEVVRGEADLAIAPLTLTAAREKAVGMTKPFMQTGISLLLRKDISEESGLFDFLSPFTAETWVGILVAYLGTAASIFIVTRLSPCEWSQPQTEENRFSLLHSLWYTAGALTLQGVGPHPRALSGRVVCCSWWLFTIVLLSCYFSNLSSPKSQESNQLMVKGFEDLANQDTIEYGCLAGSSTLAFFKNSNNPVYRRIYEHMERTKSFVSSMDEGVRRAKEGNFAFIGESVSLDLAVARHCELLRAHEVIGMRGYSIATSLGSPLIKNLSVAILQLSEAGELAYLQGKWWASSCIADKAKSSAAHPHSLKGMFLVLSLGLGLGALLAIQELTSKSRRSAGEQRKSCCTVLTEELSLRLRTINANKPQENVDMDKEKA